The following coding sequences lie in one Pseudomonas monsensis genomic window:
- a CDS encoding OmpA family protein, protein MRKQLMIPALLAASVALAACSTPPNPNLEQARTNYAGLQANPQASKVAALETKDASDYLDKADKAYLDKENAAKVDQLAYLTNQRVEVAKQTIALRTAENNLKNAAAQRAQARLDARDQQIKQLQDSLNAKQTDRGTLVTFGDVLFATNKADLKSSGLVNINKLAQFLQENPDRKVIVEGYTDSTGAASYNQSLSERRATSVQVALIKMGVDPSRIVVQGYGKEYPVADNGSVSGRAMNRRVEVTISNDNQPVMPRSAVSSN, encoded by the coding sequence ATGCGTAAGCAACTGATGATCCCCGCTCTCCTGGCTGCAAGCGTTGCCCTGGCTGCCTGCTCCACCCCGCCTAACCCGAACCTGGAACAGGCGCGCACCAACTACGCCGGCCTGCAAGCCAACCCACAAGCCAGCAAAGTCGCAGCCCTGGAAACCAAAGACGCCAGCGATTACCTGGACAAGGCCGACAAGGCTTACCTGGACAAAGAAAACGCGGCCAAGGTTGACCAGCTGGCCTACCTGACCAACCAGCGTGTGGAAGTGGCCAAGCAGACCATCGCCCTGCGCACCGCTGAAAACAACCTGAAGAACGCCGCAGCCCAGCGTGCCCAGGCGCGTCTGGATGCTCGCGATCAGCAGATCAAACAGCTGCAGGACAGCCTCAACGCCAAGCAGACCGATCGCGGCACCCTGGTGACCTTCGGTGACGTGCTGTTCGCCACCAACAAGGCTGATCTGAAATCCAGCGGTCTGGTGAACATCAATAAACTGGCGCAGTTCCTCCAGGAAAACCCTGATCGCAAAGTGATCGTCGAGGGTTACACCGACAGCACCGGTGCGGCTTCTTACAACCAGTCGCTGTCCGAGCGTCGTGCGACCTCGGTACAAGTCGCGCTGATCAAGATGGGCGTAGATCCTTCGCGCATCGTGGTTCAGGGTTATGGCAAGGAATACCCGGTTGCCGATAACGGCAGCGTTTCCGGCCGTGCGATGAACCGTCGTGTGGAGGTGACTATCTCCAACGACAACCAGCCAGTGATGCCACGTTCGGCGGTCAGCTCGAACTAA
- a CDS encoding pilin assembly protein, giving the protein MKIRELAQHWEETAKGRLTDTGYAIHLDVEAAARLAAITEMYPKRHVEELLGELIGAALEEFEASLPYVKGSTVVATDEEGDPLYEDVGPTPRFLALSRRHLHDLSAAAGKQKH; this is encoded by the coding sequence ATGAAAATCCGTGAGCTCGCCCAGCATTGGGAAGAAACCGCCAAAGGTCGCCTGACCGACACCGGCTACGCGATTCATCTGGACGTTGAGGCCGCTGCGCGTCTGGCAGCGATTACCGAGATGTACCCCAAACGTCATGTCGAAGAACTGCTTGGCGAACTGATCGGCGCGGCGCTTGAAGAGTTTGAAGCGAGCCTGCCCTATGTGAAAGGTTCGACAGTGGTGGCGACCGATGAGGAAGGTGATCCGCTGTACGAGGATGTCGGGCCTACACCGCGTTTTCTGGCCCTTTCGCGCCGTCATTTGCATGACCTCTCGGCGGCTGCCGGCAAGCAGAAACACTGA
- a CDS encoding TetR/AcrR family transcriptional regulator, whose translation MVAIAQEGAAGIATAVAESVQYQGRKASRQGSEQRRQDILDAAMRIVVRDGVRAVRHRAVAAEAGVPLSATTYYFKDIDDLLTDTFAQYVERSAAYMAKLWINNEGLLREMVVSGDGSPESRSQLADNIARLMADYVHRQLLNRREHLMAEQAFRQEALLNPRLADLVRSHQQILLQGTCQLFQVLGSREPQQDAKVLTAIIGRMEYQGLLNDAEPLAEQDMLGILTRYMHLVLASV comes from the coding sequence ATGGTTGCAATTGCTCAAGAAGGTGCAGCGGGTATCGCCACTGCGGTCGCTGAAAGTGTTCAGTACCAGGGCCGCAAGGCCAGCCGACAGGGCAGCGAGCAGCGTCGCCAGGACATTCTCGACGCGGCGATGCGCATTGTCGTGCGTGACGGCGTGCGGGCTGTGCGCCATCGCGCGGTGGCGGCCGAGGCTGGTGTGCCGCTGTCGGCCACCACTTATTACTTCAAGGATATCGACGACCTGCTCACCGATACCTTCGCCCAGTATGTCGAGCGCAGTGCGGCGTACATGGCCAAGCTGTGGATCAACAACGAAGGACTGCTGCGCGAGATGGTGGTCAGCGGCGACGGCAGCCCCGAGTCACGCTCGCAACTGGCCGATAATATTGCGCGGCTGATGGCCGATTATGTGCACCGGCAACTGCTCAACCGTCGCGAGCATCTGATGGCCGAGCAGGCCTTCCGCCAAGAGGCGCTGCTCAACCCGCGTCTGGCGGATCTGGTGCGTTCGCATCAGCAGATTTTGCTGCAGGGCACCTGCCAGTTGTTCCAGGTGCTGGGCTCGCGCGAACCGCAGCAGGATGCCAAGGTGTTGACGGCGATTATCGGACGGATGGAATATCAGGGCCTGCTCAACGACGCCGAGCCTTTGGCCGAACAGGACATGCTCGGCATTCTGACGCGCTACATGCACCTGGTGCTCGCGTCGGTCTGA
- the adk gene encoding adenylate kinase, whose product MRVILLGAPGAGKGTQAKFITEKFGIPQISTGDMLRAAVKAGTELGIKAKSIMDAGGLVSDDLIIALVKDRIAQADCANGFLFDGFPRTIPQAEALVTAGVELDAVVEIAVEDEEIVQRIAGRRVHEASGRVYHIVYNPPKIAGKDDITGEELVQRKDDTEETVRHRLSVYHSQTKPLVDFYQKLSATNAGKPKYSHIPGVGSVEAITAKVLEALS is encoded by the coding sequence ATGCGCGTCATTCTGCTGGGAGCTCCCGGGGCCGGTAAAGGTACTCAGGCAAAGTTCATCACCGAAAAATTCGGCATTCCGCAAATCTCCACTGGCGACATGCTGCGTGCTGCGGTCAAGGCCGGCACCGAGCTGGGCATCAAGGCCAAGAGCATCATGGATGCCGGTGGCCTGGTGTCGGATGACCTGATCATCGCGCTGGTCAAGGATCGCATCGCTCAAGCTGACTGCGCCAATGGCTTTCTGTTCGACGGCTTCCCGCGCACCATTCCGCAGGCCGAAGCGCTGGTGACTGCCGGTGTCGAACTGGACGCCGTGGTTGAAATCGCCGTTGAAGACGAAGAGATCGTGCAGCGTATCGCCGGTCGTCGTGTGCACGAGGCCAGCGGCCGCGTTTACCACATCGTCTACAACCCGCCGAAAATCGCTGGCAAAGACGACATCACCGGTGAAGAACTGGTACAGCGCAAGGACGACACTGAAGAAACCGTGCGTCATCGCCTGTCGGTCTACCATTCGCAGACCAAGCCGCTGGTGGACTTCTACCAGAAGCTGTCCGCTACCAATGCCGGCAAGCCGAAGTACAGCCACATCCCGGGTGTCGGTTCGGTTGAAGCCATCACCGCCAAGGTACTTGAGGCGCTGAGCTGA
- a CDS encoding DUF4398 domain-containing protein: protein MELKTMKTQTSFSHLRGLKLAALAIGTSFVLAGCAGNPPTEQYAVTQSAVNSAVSAGGTEFAAVEMKQAQDKLKQAEIAMHDKKYDEARTLSEQAEWDARVAERKAQAAKAEQALKDSQKGVQELRQESQRTVQ from the coding sequence ATGGAGTTGAAGACCATGAAGACCCAAACCTCGTTCTCTCACCTGCGCGGTCTGAAACTGGCTGCTCTGGCCATCGGCACCAGCTTCGTGCTGGCCGGTTGCGCCGGTAACCCGCCGACCGAGCAGTACGCCGTGACCCAGTCGGCAGTCAACAGCGCCGTCAGCGCCGGTGGTACCGAATTCGCCGCCGTCGAGATGAAGCAGGCGCAGGACAAACTCAAACAAGCTGAAATCGCCATGCACGACAAGAAGTATGACGAAGCTCGCACCCTCTCCGAGCAGGCCGAATGGGACGCTCGCGTAGCGGAACGCAAGGCTCAGGCAGCGAAAGCCGAACAGGCACTGAAGGATTCCCAGAAAGGTGTTCAGGAACTGCGTCAGGAAAGTCAGCGCACCGTGCAGTAA
- a CDS encoding alpha/beta hydrolase, which translates to MRILGIFCLLLTLGGCSSLLFYPEPGQIFTPEKAKLEYRTVTLTTADGLKLNAWWLPAKPGVEVKGTVLHLHGNGGNLPMHLGGSWWLPKNGYQVLLVDYRGYGLSEGEPSLPAIYQDIDAAFAWLDQAPEVKGKPLILLGQSLGGSMAVHWLVQHPERQKQLKAFVLDGVPASYRSVGQYALSTSWLTWPFQVPLSWLVPDGDSAINSMPQLKGVPKLIFHSIDDPLVPLANGIRLYQAAPPPRVLQLTRGGHVQTFGDPVWRQVMLRYLEDPEHFNGLRRLGEIPNYPPPPNSEDESPQ; encoded by the coding sequence ATGAGAATCCTCGGCATCTTTTGCCTGCTCCTGACCCTCGGCGGTTGCAGTTCGCTGTTGTTCTACCCCGAGCCCGGCCAGATCTTTACCCCGGAAAAAGCCAAGCTCGAATACCGCACCGTTACCCTGACCACCGCCGACGGCCTCAAGCTGAATGCCTGGTGGCTGCCGGCCAAACCCGGTGTCGAGGTCAAAGGCACAGTCCTGCACCTGCACGGCAATGGCGGCAATTTGCCGATGCACCTGGGTGGCAGTTGGTGGTTGCCGAAAAACGGCTATCAAGTGTTGCTGGTGGACTATCGCGGTTACGGTTTGTCCGAGGGCGAGCCGAGCCTGCCGGCGATCTATCAGGACATCGACGCCGCATTCGCCTGGCTCGACCAGGCGCCAGAGGTCAAAGGCAAACCGCTGATTCTGCTGGGGCAAAGTCTCGGTGGTTCGATGGCCGTGCATTGGCTGGTGCAGCACCCGGAGCGGCAGAAACAACTCAAGGCCTTCGTCCTCGACGGTGTACCCGCCAGCTATCGCAGCGTTGGCCAGTACGCCCTCAGTACCTCGTGGCTGACCTGGCCGTTCCAGGTGCCGCTGTCGTGGCTGGTGCCGGACGGCGACAGTGCAATCAATTCGATGCCGCAGCTCAAGGGCGTGCCGAAACTGATCTTTCACAGCATCGACGACCCGCTGGTACCGCTTGCCAATGGCATCCGTCTGTATCAGGCGGCACCGCCTCCGAGGGTGCTGCAGCTGACCCGTGGCGGCCACGTGCAGACCTTCGGCGACCCGGTCTGGCGCCAGGTGATGCTGCGCTATCTGGAAGATCCCGAACACTTCAATGGCCTGCGCCGTCTCGGCGAAATCCCGAATTATCCGCCACCTCCGAATTCTGAAGATGAGAGTCCGCAATGA
- the lysS gene encoding lysine--tRNA ligase: protein MSDQQLDPQALQQEENSLIALRKEKLAAERAKGNAFPNDFRRENYCEDLQKKYADKTKEELAEAAIPVKVAGRIMLNRGSFMVIQDMTGRIQVYVNRKTLSEDTLAAVKTWDMGDIIAAEGTLARSGKGDLYVEMTNVRLLTKSLRPLPDKHHGLTDTEQRYRQRYVDLIVNEDVRQTFRVRSQVIAHIRSFLMKRDFLEVETPMLQTIPGGAAAKPFETHHNALDMEMFLRIAPELYLKRLVVGGFEKVFEINRNFRNEGVSTRHNPEFTMLEFYQAYADYEDNMDLTEELFRELAQLVLGSTDVPYGDKVFHFGEPFARLSVFDSILKYNPELTADDLNDIDKARAIAKKAGAKVLGFEGLGKLQVMIFEELVEHKLEQPHFITQYPFEVSPLARRNDENPNVTDRFELFIGGREIANAYSELNDAEDQAERFMAQVADKDAGDDEAMHYDADFVRALEYGMPPTAGEGIGIDRLVMLLTNSPSIRDVILFPHMRPQA, encoded by the coding sequence ATGAGCGACCAACAACTCGACCCGCAAGCCCTGCAACAGGAAGAAAACTCCCTGATCGCCCTGCGCAAGGAAAAGCTGGCTGCCGAGCGCGCCAAGGGCAATGCCTTCCCGAACGACTTCCGCCGCGAAAACTACTGCGAAGATCTGCAGAAGAAGTACGCGGACAAGACCAAGGAAGAGCTGGCCGAGGCTGCAATTCCGGTCAAGGTTGCCGGTCGCATCATGCTCAACCGTGGCTCGTTCATGGTGATCCAGGACATGACCGGTCGCATCCAGGTCTACGTCAACCGTAAGACCCTGTCCGAAGACACCCTGGCCGCCGTGAAAACCTGGGACATGGGCGACATCATTGCCGCCGAAGGCACCCTGGCGCGTTCCGGCAAGGGCGACCTGTACGTGGAAATGACCAACGTGCGCCTGCTGACCAAGTCGCTGCGCCCGCTGCCGGACAAGCACCACGGCCTGACCGACACCGAACAGCGCTACCGTCAGCGTTACGTTGACCTGATCGTCAACGAAGACGTGCGCCAGACGTTCCGCGTGCGTTCGCAAGTGATCGCGCACATCCGCAGCTTCCTGATGAAGCGCGACTTCCTCGAAGTCGAAACGCCGATGCTGCAGACCATTCCGGGCGGCGCTGCGGCCAAGCCGTTCGAAACCCACCACAACGCGCTGGACATGGAAATGTTCCTGCGTATCGCGCCTGAGCTGTACCTCAAGCGTCTGGTGGTTGGCGGTTTCGAGAAAGTGTTCGAGATCAACCGCAACTTCCGTAACGAAGGCGTTTCGACGCGTCACAACCCTGAATTCACCATGTTGGAGTTCTACCAGGCTTACGCCGACTACGAAGACAACATGGACCTGACCGAAGAACTGTTCCGTGAACTGGCGCAGCTGGTACTGGGCAGCACCGACGTGCCGTACGGCGACAAGGTGTTCCACTTCGGCGAGCCGTTCGCCCGTCTGTCAGTGTTCGACTCGATCCTCAAGTACAACCCTGAGCTGACCGCCGATGATCTGAACGACATCGACAAGGCGCGCGCCATCGCCAAGAAAGCCGGTGCCAAGGTGCTGGGCTTCGAAGGTCTGGGCAAGCTGCAGGTGATGATTTTCGAAGAGCTGGTCGAGCACAAGCTGGAGCAGCCGCACTTCATCACTCAATACCCGTTCGAAGTGTCGCCGCTGGCCCGTCGTAACGACGAGAACCCGAACGTCACCGACCGTTTCGAACTGTTCATCGGCGGCCGTGAAATCGCCAACGCCTACTCCGAGTTGAACGACGCGGAAGACCAGGCCGAGCGCTTCATGGCGCAGGTGGCCGACAAGGACGCCGGCGACGACGAAGCCATGCACTACGACGCCGATTTCGTGCGTGCGCTGGAGTACGGCATGCCGCCAACGGCCGGTGAAGGCATCGGCATCGACCGTCTGGTGATGTTGCTGACCAACTCGCCGTCGATCCGCGATGTGATCCTGTTCCCGCACATGCGACCGCAAGCGTAA
- the ppc gene encoding phosphoenolpyruvate carboxylase, whose product MTDIDARLREDVHLLGELLGNTIRDQYGEAFLDKIEQIRKGAKADRRGSMDAELSASLNQLSEDELLPVARAFNQFLNLANIAEQYQLIHRREESQPAPFESRVLPELLARLRNEGHSAESLARQLARLEIELVLTAHPTEVARRTLIQKYDAIAAQLAAQDHRDLTSAEREQIHTTLQRLIAEAWHTEEIRRTRPTPVDEAKWGFAVIEHSLWQAIPNHMRKADKALHEATGLRLPLEAAPIRFASWMGGDRDGNPNVTAAVTREVLLLARWMAADLYLRDVDHLAAELSMQQASDALKARAGDSAEPYRAVLKQLRERLRATRNWAQASLTAPTPAPADVLHNNRDLLDPLELCFNSLHECGMGVIADGPLLDCLRRAVTFGLFLVRLDVRQDSSRHSSAMTEITDYLGLGRYEDWDEEQRIGFLTRELSNRRPLLPAHFKPSADTAEVLNTCKEIAAAPGASLGSYVISMAGAASDVLAVQLLLKEAGVLRPMRVVPLFETLADLDNAGPVMERLLLLPGYRARLQGPQEVMIGYSDSAKDAGTTAAAWAQYRAQERLVEICREQQVELLLFHGRGGTVGRGGGPAHAAILSQPPGSVAGRFRTTEQGEMIRFKFGLPDIAEQNLNLYLAAVLEATLLPPPPPTPEWRHLMDELAADGVSAYRAVVRENPQFVEYFRQSTPEQELGRLPLGSRPAKRRAGGIESLRAIPWIFGWTQTRLMLPAWLGWESALSKALERGEGQLLGQMREQWPFFRTRIDMLEMVLAKADADIALSYDQRLVEPDLLPLGAQLRDLLSQACAVVLGLTGQSQLLAHSPDTLEFIRLRNTYLDPLHLLQAELLARSRQQNVEQGSPVEQALLVSVAGIAAGLRNTG is encoded by the coding sequence ATGACCGATATTGATGCACGCTTGCGCGAAGATGTTCACCTGCTCGGCGAGTTGTTGGGCAACACCATTCGAGACCAGTACGGCGAGGCGTTTCTCGACAAGATCGAGCAGATTCGCAAGGGCGCCAAGGCCGACCGGCGTGGCTCGATGGACGCCGAGCTCAGCGCCAGCCTCAATCAATTGAGCGAAGACGAATTGCTCCCGGTGGCGCGGGCGTTCAACCAGTTCCTCAATCTGGCGAACATCGCCGAGCAGTATCAGTTGATCCATCGTCGCGAGGAGTCGCAGCCGGCGCCATTCGAATCCCGTGTGCTGCCGGAACTGCTGGCGCGCCTGCGCAACGAAGGGCACAGCGCCGAATCCCTGGCCCGGCAACTGGCGCGCCTGGAAATCGAACTGGTGCTGACCGCGCACCCGACCGAAGTGGCGCGGCGCACGTTGATTCAGAAGTACGACGCGATTGCCGCGCAACTGGCCGCTCAGGATCATCGCGACCTGACCAGCGCCGAGCGCGAGCAGATCCACACTACCTTGCAACGGCTGATCGCCGAAGCCTGGCACACCGAAGAAATCCGCCGTACGCGGCCGACGCCAGTGGACGAGGCCAAGTGGGGTTTCGCGGTGATCGAGCATTCGCTGTGGCAGGCGATCCCCAACCATATGCGCAAGGCCGACAAGGCGTTGCATGAAGCGACGGGCCTGCGTCTGCCGCTGGAAGCTGCGCCGATACGCTTTGCCTCGTGGATGGGCGGCGACCGTGACGGCAACCCCAACGTCACTGCGGCCGTGACCCGTGAAGTGTTATTGCTGGCGCGCTGGATGGCCGCCGATCTGTACCTGCGCGATGTCGATCATCTGGCGGCCGAGTTGTCGATGCAGCAGGCCAGTGATGCATTGAAAGCCCGGGCCGGCGACAGCGCCGAACCTTATCGCGCAGTGCTCAAGCAATTGCGCGAACGCCTGCGCGCCACCCGCAACTGGGCGCAGGCCTCGCTGACCGCGCCGACCCCGGCCCCCGCCGACGTACTGCACAACAACCGCGATCTGCTCGATCCGCTGGAGTTGTGTTTCAACTCGCTGCACGAATGCGGCATGGGCGTGATTGCCGATGGCCCGCTGCTCGATTGCCTGCGCCGCGCAGTGACCTTCGGCCTGTTTCTGGTGCGCCTCGATGTGCGTCAGGACTCGTCGCGCCATAGCTCGGCGATGACCGAAATTACCGATTATCTGGGCCTGGGGCGCTACGAAGACTGGGACGAAGAGCAGCGCATCGGCTTCCTGACACGGGAGCTGAGCAACCGTCGTCCGTTGCTGCCGGCGCATTTCAAACCCTCCGCCGATACGGCGGAAGTGCTCAATACCTGTAAGGAAATCGCCGCCGCACCAGGCGCGTCACTGGGGTCCTACGTGATCTCGATGGCCGGGGCTGCATCCGATGTGCTGGCGGTGCAACTGCTGCTTAAAGAAGCCGGTGTGCTGCGACCAATGCGTGTCGTGCCGTTGTTCGAAACCCTCGCAGACCTCGACAACGCCGGCCCGGTGATGGAGCGTCTGTTGCTGCTGCCGGGTTATCGCGCGCGCCTGCAGGGCCCGCAGGAAGTGATGATCGGCTACTCCGACTCGGCCAAGGACGCCGGCACCACCGCTGCCGCTTGGGCGCAATACCGGGCGCAGGAACGTCTGGTAGAAATCTGTCGGGAGCAGCAAGTCGAACTGCTGCTGTTCCACGGTCGCGGCGGCACTGTCGGCCGAGGCGGTGGTCCGGCCCACGCGGCGATTCTCTCGCAGCCGCCAGGATCGGTGGCGGGGCGCTTTCGCACTACCGAGCAGGGGGAAATGATTCGTTTCAAATTTGGCCTGCCGGACATCGCCGAGCAGAACCTCAATCTGTATCTGGCTGCCGTGCTCGAAGCAACGCTGTTGCCACCACCGCCACCGACGCCCGAGTGGCGGCATCTGATGGACGAGTTGGCGGCGGACGGGGTCAGTGCCTACCGTGCGGTGGTGCGGGAAAATCCGCAGTTCGTCGAGTATTTCCGCCAGTCCACGCCGGAGCAGGAGTTGGGGCGTCTGCCGCTGGGCAGTCGTCCGGCCAAGCGCCGTGCCGGTGGCATCGAAAGTCTGCGGGCGATTCCGTGGATCTTCGGCTGGACGCAGACGCGATTGATGTTGCCCGCGTGGCTCGGCTGGGAGTCGGCGCTGAGCAAGGCGCTGGAGCGCGGTGAAGGTCAATTGCTCGGGCAGATGCGCGAGCAGTGGCCGTTCTTCCGCACGCGCATCGACATGCTGGAAATGGTCCTGGCCAAGGCTGACGCGGACATCGCGCTGTCTTACGACCAGCGTCTGGTCGAGCCGGACTTGCTGCCGTTGGGCGCGCAGTTACGCGACCTATTGTCGCAGGCGTGTGCGGTAGTGCTCGGCCTGACCGGTCAGTCGCAACTGCTGGCACATAGCCCTGATACGCTCGAATTCATCCGTCTGCGCAACACCTACCTCGACCCGCTGCATCTATTGCAGGCCGAACTGCTGGCGCGTTCGCGGCAGCAGAATGTCGAGCAGGGCAGCCCGGTGGAACAGGCGTTGCTGGTGTCTGTGGCGGGGATTGCCGCCGGTTTGCGAAATACCGGCTAA
- a CDS encoding flavohemoglobin expression-modulating QEGLA motif protein, with the protein MDDYQQTIRTLSDRIVLAQTPIRVLDAVKWDENIRKGFLKAKGKEMPAVDRDYYLNRPLSFDSSKVKLEFQNIERDITRQLGQFNPVGQIMRRMCKEYRMVVRMLEARGTEDFGLISQELYGAASDAFHAGDPTLADLGLMMSDYLNNIDGRGDLKDEPKILTAKDAVHLLQTRLNKVFGEAEETIRVFESDGIVADAAAGADYIKIRTDALFNDRDVRALEVHEGLVHVGTTLNGLNQPICTFLSKGPPSSTVTQEGLAILMEIITFASYPSRLRKLTNRTRAIHMVEEGADFLQVFEFFREQGFEMAESYGNASRVFRGSTPTGLPFTKDLSYLKGFIMVYNYIQLAVRKGKLEQIPLLFCGKTTLEDMRTLRQLVDEGLVVPPKYLPEQFRDLNALSAWMCFSNFLNHLSLDRIEADYSNIL; encoded by the coding sequence GTGGACGATTACCAGCAGACGATACGCACGCTGTCCGATCGCATTGTGCTGGCGCAGACACCGATCCGCGTCCTCGATGCGGTGAAGTGGGACGAAAACATCCGCAAGGGCTTTCTCAAGGCCAAGGGCAAGGAAATGCCGGCGGTGGATCGCGACTACTACCTCAATCGACCGCTGTCCTTCGATTCGAGCAAGGTCAAGCTGGAGTTCCAGAACATCGAGCGTGACATCACCCGTCAGCTCGGTCAGTTCAACCCGGTCGGGCAGATCATGCGCCGTATGTGCAAGGAATACCGCATGGTGGTGCGCATGCTCGAAGCGCGCGGCACCGAGGATTTCGGCCTGATCTCCCAGGAACTCTACGGCGCCGCCTCCGATGCGTTTCACGCCGGCGACCCGACCCTGGCCGACCTCGGCCTGATGATGTCCGACTACCTGAACAACATTGATGGCCGTGGCGACCTGAAGGACGAGCCGAAGATCCTCACCGCCAAGGATGCCGTGCACCTGCTGCAAACCCGTTTGAACAAGGTGTTCGGCGAGGCCGAGGAAACCATCCGCGTGTTCGAGTCCGACGGCATCGTGGCTGACGCGGCGGCAGGCGCCGACTACATCAAGATCCGCACCGACGCGCTGTTCAACGATCGCGATGTGCGCGCACTGGAAGTCCACGAAGGCCTGGTGCACGTCGGCACCACGCTCAATGGCTTGAACCAGCCGATCTGCACTTTCCTGTCCAAAGGCCCACCGTCGTCGACGGTGACCCAGGAAGGCCTGGCGATTTTGATGGAGATCATCACGTTCGCCTCCTACCCGAGTCGCCTGCGCAAACTGACCAACCGCACCCGCGCCATTCATATGGTCGAGGAGGGCGCGGATTTCCTGCAGGTGTTCGAGTTCTTCCGCGAGCAGGGCTTTGAAATGGCAGAAAGTTACGGCAACGCCAGTCGCGTTTTCCGTGGTTCGACACCGACTGGTCTGCCATTTACCAAAGACTTGTCCTACCTCAAGGGCTTTATCATGGTTTACAACTACATTCAGTTGGCCGTGCGTAAAGGCAAGCTCGAGCAGATTCCGCTGTTGTTCTGCGGCAAGACCACGCTGGAGGACATGCGTACCCTGCGTCAGCTGGTGGATGAAGGACTGGTGGTGCCGCCGAAGTATCTGCCGGAGCAGTTCCGCGATCTGAACGCGTTGTCGGCGTGGATGTGTTTCTCCAACTTCCTCAATCACTTGAGCCTGGACCGGATCGAGGCGGATTACTCCAATATCCTCTGA
- the prfB gene encoding peptide chain release factor 2 (programmed frameshift): MEINPILNTIKDLSERSETIRGYLDYDQKHERLTEVNRELEDPSVWNKPEYAQELGRERAALAQIVDTLDELNGGLADCRDLLDMAVEENDEGAVGDVVAELARLEENLAKLEFRRMFSHEMDPNNAYLDIQAGSGGTEAQDWANILLRMYLRWADKRGFDATIMELSAGEVAGIKGATVHIKGEYAFGWLRTEIGVHRLVRKSPFDSGNRRHTSFSAVFVSPEIDDKVEIEINPADLRIDTYRSSGAGGQHVNTTDSAVRITHVPTNTVVSCQNERSQHANKDTAMKMLRAKLYEQEMQKRNAASQALEDTKSDIGWGHQIRSYVLDASRIKDLRTNIERSDCDKVLDGDIDEYLEASLKSGL; the protein is encoded by the exons ATGGAAATCAACCCGATCCTGAACACCATCAAGGACCTGTCCGAGCGCTCCGAAACTATTCGGGGGTATCTT GACTACGATCAAAAGCATGAGCGTCTGACCGAGGTCAATCGCGAGCTTGAAGATCCGAGTGTCTGGAACAAACCTGAATACGCCCAGGAACTGGGCCGCGAGCGCGCCGCGCTGGCGCAGATCGTCGACACCCTCGACGAACTGAACGGCGGTCTGGCCGATTGCCGCGACCTGCTGGACATGGCTGTCGAAGAAAACGACGAAGGTGCAGTGGGCGATGTCGTCGCCGAACTGGCCCGTCTCGAGGAGAATCTGGCCAAGCTGGAATTCCGCCGCATGTTCAGCCACGAGATGGACCCGAACAACGCCTACCTGGACATCCAGGCCGGTTCCGGCGGCACCGAAGCCCAGGACTGGGCCAACATCCTGCTGCGCATGTACCTGCGCTGGGCTGACAAACGCGGTTTCGACGCGACCATCATGGAACTGTCGGCCGGTGAAGTCGCCGGTATCAAAGGTGCGACCGTGCACATCAAGGGTGAATACGCCTTTGGCTGGCTGCGTACCGAGATCGGCGTCCACCGTCTGGTGCGCAAGAGCCCGTTCGACTCCGGCAACCGTCGCCACACCTCGTTCTCCGCGGTGTTCGTCTCGCCAGAGATCGACGACAAGGTGGAAATCGAGATCAACCCGGCAGACCTGCGGATCGACACCTATCGTTCCTCCGGTGCCGGTGGTCAGCACGTAAACACCACCGACTCGGCCGTACGTATCACCCACGTACCGACCAACACCGTGGTCAGCTGCCAGAACGAACGTTCCCAGCACGCCAACAAGGACACCGCCATGAAAATGCTGCGGGCCAAGTTGTACGAGCAGGAAATGCAGAAGCGCAACGCCGCATCCCAGGCCCTGGAAGACACCAAGTCCGACATCGGCTGGGGTCACCAGATCCGCTCCTACGTGCTTGACGCGTCGCGGATCAAGGACCTGCGCACCAACATCGAACGCAGCGACTGTGACAAGGTGCTCGACGGCGACATCGACGAATACCTGGAAGCCAGCCTGAAATCAGGGCTGTAA